A region of Denticeps clupeoides chromosome 19, fDenClu1.1, whole genome shotgun sequence DNA encodes the following proteins:
- the LOC114769354 gene encoding phosducin-like, which translates to MSEEVTVTHTGPKGVINDWRKFKMESMDQEALSSNKRELLRQMSSPHKPNDETRCGLNRKMSVQEYELIKEDDEQCLKKYRKQCMQEMHERLSFGPRFERVHELDSGQAFLDVVEKEHHMTVVVVHIYKPDVKGCEALNGCLDCLAGEYPSVKFCRISAEATGAGERFSDDVLPALLVYKGGELLGNFLAATQHLNEEFFATDVEAFLNEYGLLPEKEPPAEDDADVE; encoded by the exons ATGTCGGAGGAGGTGACGGTCACACACACGG gtCCCAAGGGCGTGATAAACGACTGGAGGAAGTTTAAGATGGAGAGCATGGACCAGGAAGCTCTGTCCTCCAACAAGAGGGAGCTGCTGAGGCAGATGAGCTCCCCTCACAAACCGAACGACGAAACACGCTGCGGACTCAACCGCAAg ATGAGCGTGCAGGAGTACGAGCTGATTAAAGAGGATGACGAGCAGTGTCTGAAGAAGTACCGCAAGCAGTGCATGCAGGAGATGCACGAGCGCCTGAGCTTCGGCCCGCGCTTCGAGCGCGTCCACGAGCTGGACAGCGGCCAGGCCTTCCTGGACGTGGTGGAGAAGGAGCACCACATGACCGTGGTGGTCGTCCACATCTACAAGCCGGACGTGAAGGGCTGCGAGGCCCTCAACGGCTGCCTGGACTGCCTGGCGGGCGAGTATCCCAGCGTCAAGTTCTGCCGCATCAGCGCCGAGGCCACGGGCGCCGGCGAGCGCTTCTCCGACGACGTCCTGCCCGCCCTGCTGGTCTACAAGGGCGGCGAGCTGCTGGGGAACTTCCTGGCCGCCACGCAGCACCTGAACGAGGAGTTCTTCGCCACCGACGTGGAGGCCTTCCTCAACGAGTACGGACTGCTGCCCGAGAAGGAGCCGCCTGCCGAGGACGACGCCGACGTGGAGTAG